A window of Daphnia pulicaria isolate SC F1-1A chromosome 10, SC_F0-13Bv2, whole genome shotgun sequence contains these coding sequences:
- the LOC124314657 gene encoding stromal interaction molecule homolog isoform X7 encodes MGKTHVRFSLIECFTNIFCIVSLINSGVQSDITYPSRPDSSVKKVKNDVITVPLAANIWKPYTQGNSQATPCFDEYSCLAARLSDAERLNLEAIRTLHGKLDDDANGNIDLSESDEFLREELHYEGGHERRQKAFHRDDDMHISVRELWDIWTRSEVHNWTIEQTTEWLSHFVQLPQYVSQFQQHNIDGTKLPRLAVNNVLYISGVLGIKDPIHRQKIAVKAMDVVLFGTPKDSSNYVKDVTLITLLVLALAGALYTYKSNRHSKQHLNKLMEHMEILSSAEKELQELQVKLQHARQEQDITLSEKQQLERKLEEEVRGSNASLYQPDPLAELELRRLREEVDILRGELQRAEGELEDRLCWTPPADLQHWLQLTYELEQRVYNKKRLQAEKQLEQAKDACEKLNRKRSSFVASFVSTHGRAIDDVDKSILEARSSLMEVKQDLQERTTRWRQIESLCGFSISTNPGLSYLETLLRSGLNSSRFVVFNPSRHGGTFEEDIDETGSMVSSCAAAGSPTATAAALLPFSDGRNNATAGNGLSSHSVSLSELPKTPTVSVPAVSGDVVIRQRLKHREDSKDSAFDGSIVSVGTNAEDDVTIPSRAVALSNVTQSKPISLPKIESSPGAVPKTLPILEKPAVVAPSQNVENVGKSPLLPTKLNTRTSFPTKAFSQDIHDPTPVFKTSHSESALDVTYQNAMAQQVEAESGQEENVSTDSSLPSNDEESRKLKKKQRFQFPSFVKRNKNKT; translated from the exons ATGGGGAAAACCCACGTCAGATTTTCCTTAATTGAATGTTTTACTAACATCTTTTGCATAGTGTCACTTATCAATAGCGGTGTTCAAAGCGATATAACATATCCCAGTCGTCCAGATTCATCTGTTAAGAAAGTAAAGAATGATGTAATAACTGTTCCATTGGCTGCCAACATCTGGAAACCTTACACGCAAG GTAATAGTCAAGCAACACCATGTTTCGACGAGTATTCCTGTTTGGCCGCAAGATTGTCAGATGCAGAGCGTCTCAATTTGGAAGCTATCCGCACTCTGCACGGAAAGCTAGATGACGACGCAAACGGCAACATTGACCTTTCAGAGTCTGACGAG TTCCTACGAGAAGAGTTGCACTATGAAGGCGGACACGAACGGCGACAAAAAGCTTTCCACCGTGACGACGATATGCACATCTCGGTCCGAGAGTTGTGGGACATTTGGACCCGCTCTGAGGTGCATAACTGGACCATCGAGCAAACAACCGAATGGCTGAGCCATTTCGTACAGCTGCCACAATACGTCTCGCAGTTCCAACAACACAACATTGACGGCACCAAACTGCCAAG GCTTGCCGTGAACAATGTCCTCTACATTTCAGGCGTACTTGGCATCAAGGATCCAATCCATCGACAAAAGATCGCTGTCAAAGCTATGGATGTGGTATTGTTCGGCACTCCCAAGGACAGCAGCAACTATGTTAAAGATGTGACGCTCATCACATTGTTGGTCCTTGCTTTGGCCGGTGCTCTGTACACGTACAAAAGCAACCGGCATTCTAAACAGCACCTTAACAAATTGATGGAGCATATGGAAATCCTGTCCTCAGCAGAAAAGGAACTCCAAGAACTCCAG gTCAAGTTACAGCACGCCCGTCAGGAGCAAGACATAACTCTCTCCGAGAAACAGCAGTTAGAGCGGAAGTTGGAGGAGGAAGTACGAGGTAGCAACGCCAGTTTATATCAACCCGACCCACTGGCGGAACTTGAACTCAGACGTCTCAGGGAAGAGGTTGATATTTTACGCGGAGAGTTGCAACGAGCTGAAGGTGAGCTGGAAGACAGGCTGTGCTGGACTCCTCCCGCGGATCTCCAGCACTGGTTGCAGTTGACATACGAACTGGAACAGCGTGTTTATAACAAGAAACGGCTGCAGGCAGAAAAACAACTCGAACAAGCTAAAGATGCC tgtgagaaattgaacagaaaacgGTCAAGCTTCGTGGCTTCCTTTGTATCTACCCACGGCCGTGCCATCGACGATGTCGATAAAAGCATATTGGAAGCTAG GTCGTCCCTGATGGAAGTCAAACAAGACTTGCAGGAACGCACCACCCGTTGGAGGCAGATCGAATCGCTGTGTGGCTTTTCTATTTCCACCAATCCAGGGCTGAGCTACCTTGAAACTTTATTGCGCAGCGGATTAAATTCTTCGCGTTTCGTCGTTTTCAATCCCT CTCGTCACGGCGGAACTTTTGAGGAGGATATCGACGAAACGGGCAGTATGGTCAGCTCTTGCGCAG CTGCCGGATCACCCACCgccactgctgctgcccttCTACCCTTCTCGGACGGGCGAAATAACGCTACTG CAGGCAACGGACTGTCGTCCCATTCGGTCTCGCTCTCAGAGTTACCCAAGACACCGACTGTGTCTGTGCCAGCTGTTAGTGGAGACGTAGTCATCCGTCAGCGTTTGAAGCATCGAGAGGACAGCAAAGATTCAGCTTTCGACGGATCGATCGTTTCCGTTGGAACAAACGCCGAGGATGATGTCACCATTCCATCCCGCGCTGTGGCTTTATCGAACGTTACTCAATCAAAGCCCATTAGTCTTCCTAAAATTGAGTCTTCCCCTGGGGCTGTTCCAAAAACGTTACCAATATTGGAAAA GCCAGCGGTTGTGGCTCCGAGTCAAAATGTGGAAAACGTTGGAAAGAGCCCCTTATTACCCACCAAATTGAATACTCGAACTAGCTTTCCAACTAAAGCGTTCTCGCAAGACATCCACGATCCAACACCAGTTTTTAAG ACTTCGCATTCTGAGTCGGCACTAGATGTAACCTACCAGAATGCTATGGCACAGCAGGTGGAAGCCGAGAGCGGACAAGAGGAAAACGTCTCGACTGATTCAAGCCTTCCATCCAACGACGAAGAGAGCCGCAAGCTCAAGAAAAAGCAACGATTCCAATTTCCCAGTTTCGTCAAGCGCAACAAGAATAAGACCTGA
- the LOC124314657 gene encoding stromal interaction molecule homolog isoform X2, with translation MGKTHVRFSLIECFTNIFCIVSLINSGVQSDITYPSRPDSSVKKVKNDVITVPLAANIWKPYTQGNSQATPCFDEYSCLAARLSDAERLNLEAIRTLHGKLDDDANGNIDLSESDEFLREELHYEGGHERRQKAFHRDDDMHISVRELWDIWTRSEVHNWTIEQTTEWLSHFVQLPQYVSQFQQHNIDGTKLPRLAVNNVLYISGVLGIKDPIHRQKIAVKAMDVVLFGTPKDSSNYVKDVTLITLLVLALAGALYTYKSNRHSKQHLNKLMEHMEILSSAEKELQELQVKLQHARQEQDITLSEKQQLERKLEEEVRGSNASLYQPDPLAELELRRLREEVDILRGELQRAEGELEDRLCWTPPADLQHWLQLTYELEQRVYNKKRLQAEKQLEQAKDACEKLNRKRSSFVASFVSTHGRAIDDVDKSILEARSSLMEVKQDLQERTTRWRQIESLCGFSISTNPGLSYLETLLRSGLNSSRFVVFNPSRHGGTFEEDIDETGSMVSSCAALKQLVSTSTVVFLSSAAGSPTATAAALLPFSDGRNNATGNRPGQHFHNRKYPLLKRDSSVSLESASALINSYGNGLSSHSVSLSELPKTPTVSVPAVSGDVVIRQRLKHREDSKDSAFDGSIVSVGTNAEDDVTIPSRAVALSNVTQSKPISLPKIESSPGAVPKTLPILEKPAVVAPSQNVENVGKSPLLPTKLNTRTSFPTKAFSQDIHDPTPVFKTSHSESALDVTYQNAMAQQVEAESGQEENVSTDSSLPSNDEESRKLKKKQRFQFPSFVKRNKNKT, from the exons ATGGGGAAAACCCACGTCAGATTTTCCTTAATTGAATGTTTTACTAACATCTTTTGCATAGTGTCACTTATCAATAGCGGTGTTCAAAGCGATATAACATATCCCAGTCGTCCAGATTCATCTGTTAAGAAAGTAAAGAATGATGTAATAACTGTTCCATTGGCTGCCAACATCTGGAAACCTTACACGCAAG GTAATAGTCAAGCAACACCATGTTTCGACGAGTATTCCTGTTTGGCCGCAAGATTGTCAGATGCAGAGCGTCTCAATTTGGAAGCTATCCGCACTCTGCACGGAAAGCTAGATGACGACGCAAACGGCAACATTGACCTTTCAGAGTCTGACGAG TTCCTACGAGAAGAGTTGCACTATGAAGGCGGACACGAACGGCGACAAAAAGCTTTCCACCGTGACGACGATATGCACATCTCGGTCCGAGAGTTGTGGGACATTTGGACCCGCTCTGAGGTGCATAACTGGACCATCGAGCAAACAACCGAATGGCTGAGCCATTTCGTACAGCTGCCACAATACGTCTCGCAGTTCCAACAACACAACATTGACGGCACCAAACTGCCAAG GCTTGCCGTGAACAATGTCCTCTACATTTCAGGCGTACTTGGCATCAAGGATCCAATCCATCGACAAAAGATCGCTGTCAAAGCTATGGATGTGGTATTGTTCGGCACTCCCAAGGACAGCAGCAACTATGTTAAAGATGTGACGCTCATCACATTGTTGGTCCTTGCTTTGGCCGGTGCTCTGTACACGTACAAAAGCAACCGGCATTCTAAACAGCACCTTAACAAATTGATGGAGCATATGGAAATCCTGTCCTCAGCAGAAAAGGAACTCCAAGAACTCCAG gTCAAGTTACAGCACGCCCGTCAGGAGCAAGACATAACTCTCTCCGAGAAACAGCAGTTAGAGCGGAAGTTGGAGGAGGAAGTACGAGGTAGCAACGCCAGTTTATATCAACCCGACCCACTGGCGGAACTTGAACTCAGACGTCTCAGGGAAGAGGTTGATATTTTACGCGGAGAGTTGCAACGAGCTGAAGGTGAGCTGGAAGACAGGCTGTGCTGGACTCCTCCCGCGGATCTCCAGCACTGGTTGCAGTTGACATACGAACTGGAACAGCGTGTTTATAACAAGAAACGGCTGCAGGCAGAAAAACAACTCGAACAAGCTAAAGATGCC tgtgagaaattgaacagaaaacgGTCAAGCTTCGTGGCTTCCTTTGTATCTACCCACGGCCGTGCCATCGACGATGTCGATAAAAGCATATTGGAAGCTAG GTCGTCCCTGATGGAAGTCAAACAAGACTTGCAGGAACGCACCACCCGTTGGAGGCAGATCGAATCGCTGTGTGGCTTTTCTATTTCCACCAATCCAGGGCTGAGCTACCTTGAAACTTTATTGCGCAGCGGATTAAATTCTTCGCGTTTCGTCGTTTTCAATCCCT CTCGTCACGGCGGAACTTTTGAGGAGGATATCGACGAAACGGGCAGTATGGTCAGCTCTTGCGCAG CCCTGAAGCAATTAGTATCGACATCAACTGTTGTCTTCCTCTCTTCAGCTGCCGGATCACCCACCgccactgctgctgcccttCTACCCTTCTCGGACGGGCGAAATAACGCTACTGGTAACCGCCCTGGCCAGCATTTCCACAATAGAAAATATCCTCTACTCAAGCGCGATAGCAGCGTATCGCTAGAATCAGCATCCGCCCTCATAAACAGTTACG GCAACGGACTGTCGTCCCATTCGGTCTCGCTCTCAGAGTTACCCAAGACACCGACTGTGTCTGTGCCAGCTGTTAGTGGAGACGTAGTCATCCGTCAGCGTTTGAAGCATCGAGAGGACAGCAAAGATTCAGCTTTCGACGGATCGATCGTTTCCGTTGGAACAAACGCCGAGGATGATGTCACCATTCCATCCCGCGCTGTGGCTTTATCGAACGTTACTCAATCAAAGCCCATTAGTCTTCCTAAAATTGAGTCTTCCCCTGGGGCTGTTCCAAAAACGTTACCAATATTGGAAAA GCCAGCGGTTGTGGCTCCGAGTCAAAATGTGGAAAACGTTGGAAAGAGCCCCTTATTACCCACCAAATTGAATACTCGAACTAGCTTTCCAACTAAAGCGTTCTCGCAAGACATCCACGATCCAACACCAGTTTTTAAG ACTTCGCATTCTGAGTCGGCACTAGATGTAACCTACCAGAATGCTATGGCACAGCAGGTGGAAGCCGAGAGCGGACAAGAGGAAAACGTCTCGACTGATTCAAGCCTTCCATCCAACGACGAAGAGAGCCGCAAGCTCAAGAAAAAGCAACGATTCCAATTTCCCAGTTTCGTCAAGCGCAACAAGAATAAGACCTGA
- the LOC124314657 gene encoding stromal interaction molecule homolog isoform X8 has protein sequence MGKTHVRFSLIECFTNIFCIVSLINSGVQSDITYPSRPDSSVKKVKNDVITVPLAANIWKPYTQGNSQATPCFDEYSCLAARLSDAERLNLEAIRTLHGKLDDDANGNIDLSESDEFLREELHYEGGHERRQKAFHRDDDMHISVRELWDIWTRSEVHNWTIEQTTEWLSHFVQLPQYVSQFQQHNIDGTKLPRLAVNNVLYISGVLGIKDPIHRQKIAVKAMDVVLFGTPKDSSNYVKDVTLITLLVLALAGALYTYKSNRHSKQHLNKLMEHMEILSSAEKELQELQVKLQHARQEQDITLSEKQQLERKLEEEVRGSNASLYQPDPLAELELRRLREEVDILRGELQRAEGELEDRLCWTPPADLQHWLQLTYELEQRVYNKKRLQAEKQLEQAKDACEKLNRKRSSFVASFVSTHGRAIDDVDKSILEARSSLMEVKQDLQERTTRWRQIESLCGFSISTNPGLSYLETLLRSGLNSSRFVVFNPSRHGGTFEEDIDETGSMVSSCAAGNGLSSHSVSLSELPKTPTVSVPAVSGDVVIRQRLKHREDSKDSAFDGSIVSVGTNAEDDVTIPSRAVALSNVTQSKPISLPKIESSPGAVPKTLPILEKPAVVAPSQNVENVGKSPLLPTKLNTRTSFPTKAFSQDIHDPTPVFKTSHSESALDVTYQNAMAQQVEAESGQEENVSTDSSLPSNDEESRKLKKKQRFQFPSFVKRNKNKT, from the exons ATGGGGAAAACCCACGTCAGATTTTCCTTAATTGAATGTTTTACTAACATCTTTTGCATAGTGTCACTTATCAATAGCGGTGTTCAAAGCGATATAACATATCCCAGTCGTCCAGATTCATCTGTTAAGAAAGTAAAGAATGATGTAATAACTGTTCCATTGGCTGCCAACATCTGGAAACCTTACACGCAAG GTAATAGTCAAGCAACACCATGTTTCGACGAGTATTCCTGTTTGGCCGCAAGATTGTCAGATGCAGAGCGTCTCAATTTGGAAGCTATCCGCACTCTGCACGGAAAGCTAGATGACGACGCAAACGGCAACATTGACCTTTCAGAGTCTGACGAG TTCCTACGAGAAGAGTTGCACTATGAAGGCGGACACGAACGGCGACAAAAAGCTTTCCACCGTGACGACGATATGCACATCTCGGTCCGAGAGTTGTGGGACATTTGGACCCGCTCTGAGGTGCATAACTGGACCATCGAGCAAACAACCGAATGGCTGAGCCATTTCGTACAGCTGCCACAATACGTCTCGCAGTTCCAACAACACAACATTGACGGCACCAAACTGCCAAG GCTTGCCGTGAACAATGTCCTCTACATTTCAGGCGTACTTGGCATCAAGGATCCAATCCATCGACAAAAGATCGCTGTCAAAGCTATGGATGTGGTATTGTTCGGCACTCCCAAGGACAGCAGCAACTATGTTAAAGATGTGACGCTCATCACATTGTTGGTCCTTGCTTTGGCCGGTGCTCTGTACACGTACAAAAGCAACCGGCATTCTAAACAGCACCTTAACAAATTGATGGAGCATATGGAAATCCTGTCCTCAGCAGAAAAGGAACTCCAAGAACTCCAG gTCAAGTTACAGCACGCCCGTCAGGAGCAAGACATAACTCTCTCCGAGAAACAGCAGTTAGAGCGGAAGTTGGAGGAGGAAGTACGAGGTAGCAACGCCAGTTTATATCAACCCGACCCACTGGCGGAACTTGAACTCAGACGTCTCAGGGAAGAGGTTGATATTTTACGCGGAGAGTTGCAACGAGCTGAAGGTGAGCTGGAAGACAGGCTGTGCTGGACTCCTCCCGCGGATCTCCAGCACTGGTTGCAGTTGACATACGAACTGGAACAGCGTGTTTATAACAAGAAACGGCTGCAGGCAGAAAAACAACTCGAACAAGCTAAAGATGCC tgtgagaaattgaacagaaaacgGTCAAGCTTCGTGGCTTCCTTTGTATCTACCCACGGCCGTGCCATCGACGATGTCGATAAAAGCATATTGGAAGCTAG GTCGTCCCTGATGGAAGTCAAACAAGACTTGCAGGAACGCACCACCCGTTGGAGGCAGATCGAATCGCTGTGTGGCTTTTCTATTTCCACCAATCCAGGGCTGAGCTACCTTGAAACTTTATTGCGCAGCGGATTAAATTCTTCGCGTTTCGTCGTTTTCAATCCCT CTCGTCACGGCGGAACTTTTGAGGAGGATATCGACGAAACGGGCAGTATGGTCAGCTCTTGCGCAG CAGGCAACGGACTGTCGTCCCATTCGGTCTCGCTCTCAGAGTTACCCAAGACACCGACTGTGTCTGTGCCAGCTGTTAGTGGAGACGTAGTCATCCGTCAGCGTTTGAAGCATCGAGAGGACAGCAAAGATTCAGCTTTCGACGGATCGATCGTTTCCGTTGGAACAAACGCCGAGGATGATGTCACCATTCCATCCCGCGCTGTGGCTTTATCGAACGTTACTCAATCAAAGCCCATTAGTCTTCCTAAAATTGAGTCTTCCCCTGGGGCTGTTCCAAAAACGTTACCAATATTGGAAAA GCCAGCGGTTGTGGCTCCGAGTCAAAATGTGGAAAACGTTGGAAAGAGCCCCTTATTACCCACCAAATTGAATACTCGAACTAGCTTTCCAACTAAAGCGTTCTCGCAAGACATCCACGATCCAACACCAGTTTTTAAG ACTTCGCATTCTGAGTCGGCACTAGATGTAACCTACCAGAATGCTATGGCACAGCAGGTGGAAGCCGAGAGCGGACAAGAGGAAAACGTCTCGACTGATTCAAGCCTTCCATCCAACGACGAAGAGAGCCGCAAGCTCAAGAAAAAGCAACGATTCCAATTTCCCAGTTTCGTCAAGCGCAACAAGAATAAGACCTGA
- the LOC124314657 gene encoding stromal interaction molecule homolog isoform X4, producing the protein MGKTHVRFSLIECFTNIFCIVSLINSGVQSDITYPSRPDSSVKKVKNDVITVPLAANIWKPYTQGNSQATPCFDEYSCLAARLSDAERLNLEAIRTLHGKLDDDANGNIDLSESDEFLREELHYEGGHERRQKAFHRDDDMHISVRELWDIWTRSEVHNWTIEQTTEWLSHFVQLPQYVSQFQQHNIDGTKLPRLAVNNVLYISGVLGIKDPIHRQKIAVKAMDVVLFGTPKDSSNYVKDVTLITLLVLALAGALYTYKSNRHSKQHLNKLMEHMEILSSAEKELQELQVKLQHARQEQDITLSEKQQLERKLEEEVRGSNASLYQPDPLAELELRRLREEVDILRGELQRAEGELEDRLCWTPPADLQHWLQLTYELEQRVYNKKRLQAEKQLEQAKDACEKLNRKRSSFVASFVSTHGRAIDDVDKSILEARSSLMEVKQDLQERTTRWRQIESLCGFSISTNPGLSYLETLLRSGLNSSRFVVFNPSRHGGTFEEDIDETGSMVSSCAAAGSPTATAAALLPFSDGRNNATGNRPGQHFHNRKYPLLKRDSSVSLESASALINSYAGNGLSSHSVSLSELPKTPTVSVPAVSGDVVIRQRLKHREDSKDSAFDGSIVSVGTNAEDDVTIPSRAVALSNVTQSKPISLPKIESSPGAVPKTLPILEKPAVVAPSQNVENVGKSPLLPTKLNTRTSFPTKAFSQDIHDPTPVFKTSHSESALDVTYQNAMAQQVEAESGQEENVSTDSSLPSNDEESRKLKKKQRFQFPSFVKRNKNKT; encoded by the exons ATGGGGAAAACCCACGTCAGATTTTCCTTAATTGAATGTTTTACTAACATCTTTTGCATAGTGTCACTTATCAATAGCGGTGTTCAAAGCGATATAACATATCCCAGTCGTCCAGATTCATCTGTTAAGAAAGTAAAGAATGATGTAATAACTGTTCCATTGGCTGCCAACATCTGGAAACCTTACACGCAAG GTAATAGTCAAGCAACACCATGTTTCGACGAGTATTCCTGTTTGGCCGCAAGATTGTCAGATGCAGAGCGTCTCAATTTGGAAGCTATCCGCACTCTGCACGGAAAGCTAGATGACGACGCAAACGGCAACATTGACCTTTCAGAGTCTGACGAG TTCCTACGAGAAGAGTTGCACTATGAAGGCGGACACGAACGGCGACAAAAAGCTTTCCACCGTGACGACGATATGCACATCTCGGTCCGAGAGTTGTGGGACATTTGGACCCGCTCTGAGGTGCATAACTGGACCATCGAGCAAACAACCGAATGGCTGAGCCATTTCGTACAGCTGCCACAATACGTCTCGCAGTTCCAACAACACAACATTGACGGCACCAAACTGCCAAG GCTTGCCGTGAACAATGTCCTCTACATTTCAGGCGTACTTGGCATCAAGGATCCAATCCATCGACAAAAGATCGCTGTCAAAGCTATGGATGTGGTATTGTTCGGCACTCCCAAGGACAGCAGCAACTATGTTAAAGATGTGACGCTCATCACATTGTTGGTCCTTGCTTTGGCCGGTGCTCTGTACACGTACAAAAGCAACCGGCATTCTAAACAGCACCTTAACAAATTGATGGAGCATATGGAAATCCTGTCCTCAGCAGAAAAGGAACTCCAAGAACTCCAG gTCAAGTTACAGCACGCCCGTCAGGAGCAAGACATAACTCTCTCCGAGAAACAGCAGTTAGAGCGGAAGTTGGAGGAGGAAGTACGAGGTAGCAACGCCAGTTTATATCAACCCGACCCACTGGCGGAACTTGAACTCAGACGTCTCAGGGAAGAGGTTGATATTTTACGCGGAGAGTTGCAACGAGCTGAAGGTGAGCTGGAAGACAGGCTGTGCTGGACTCCTCCCGCGGATCTCCAGCACTGGTTGCAGTTGACATACGAACTGGAACAGCGTGTTTATAACAAGAAACGGCTGCAGGCAGAAAAACAACTCGAACAAGCTAAAGATGCC tgtgagaaattgaacagaaaacgGTCAAGCTTCGTGGCTTCCTTTGTATCTACCCACGGCCGTGCCATCGACGATGTCGATAAAAGCATATTGGAAGCTAG GTCGTCCCTGATGGAAGTCAAACAAGACTTGCAGGAACGCACCACCCGTTGGAGGCAGATCGAATCGCTGTGTGGCTTTTCTATTTCCACCAATCCAGGGCTGAGCTACCTTGAAACTTTATTGCGCAGCGGATTAAATTCTTCGCGTTTCGTCGTTTTCAATCCCT CTCGTCACGGCGGAACTTTTGAGGAGGATATCGACGAAACGGGCAGTATGGTCAGCTCTTGCGCAG CTGCCGGATCACCCACCgccactgctgctgcccttCTACCCTTCTCGGACGGGCGAAATAACGCTACTGGTAACCGCCCTGGCCAGCATTTCCACAATAGAAAATATCCTCTACTCAAGCGCGATAGCAGCGTATCGCTAGAATCAGCATCCGCCCTCATAAACAGTTACG CAGGCAACGGACTGTCGTCCCATTCGGTCTCGCTCTCAGAGTTACCCAAGACACCGACTGTGTCTGTGCCAGCTGTTAGTGGAGACGTAGTCATCCGTCAGCGTTTGAAGCATCGAGAGGACAGCAAAGATTCAGCTTTCGACGGATCGATCGTTTCCGTTGGAACAAACGCCGAGGATGATGTCACCATTCCATCCCGCGCTGTGGCTTTATCGAACGTTACTCAATCAAAGCCCATTAGTCTTCCTAAAATTGAGTCTTCCCCTGGGGCTGTTCCAAAAACGTTACCAATATTGGAAAA GCCAGCGGTTGTGGCTCCGAGTCAAAATGTGGAAAACGTTGGAAAGAGCCCCTTATTACCCACCAAATTGAATACTCGAACTAGCTTTCCAACTAAAGCGTTCTCGCAAGACATCCACGATCCAACACCAGTTTTTAAG ACTTCGCATTCTGAGTCGGCACTAGATGTAACCTACCAGAATGCTATGGCACAGCAGGTGGAAGCCGAGAGCGGACAAGAGGAAAACGTCTCGACTGATTCAAGCCTTCCATCCAACGACGAAGAGAGCCGCAAGCTCAAGAAAAAGCAACGATTCCAATTTCCCAGTTTCGTCAAGCGCAACAAGAATAAGACCTGA